The DNA window agtcatagaaaagttccaaattgaAACATGTGCTTCAAGGTGTCGGGTACCATGGAACGGGGTACCCtaagcgtacaccaaaagggtcacttaaatcccatcaacaacaaagctagagggtaagccatgggctcatcaccatCCTCATCCGAGcccaccgactctccgcctcgcctgaggcctcgcacgggaggtctcggcgcccTAACGCAATCTTCGCCTCGCGTGAGGCCTTTCacaggaggcctcggcaaggagcccaatctccgtctcgcccgaggccccgtgcgtccAGCCTCGAATGAGACTGCTatcctccgtatcgctcgaggctggcttgacaacaacccgtcgctcccgcctcgaccggtcttcccgacagcatgtcgtgtcccattaatgcgtcaaccactcccgcaatcttagccggatgacggctcgacaccacggagaagccgacgggacaagaagttgcatcagcgccataccggctgagacagggcatggcggggattaccggccactgtgctccggcgttgtgcccatgatcagcgcccgcactacactgtgccccataacacccgccccgaagacaacgcagcatgggagAACTGGCCCGGATCATCATCACCCCCGAACCAGTGTACCGGGTCGACCGCTCCCcccaggcctcggcactctacaCCAGGGTCTCGACTATCTCAGGATTCGCGTCTGCCGATACCCCCCACcgcggttcggcctcggcaccaaccgagccttggCCGCACGCGCAGTCAGTCCACAacgacccgcacgctgaccgtcgcccccgctccgaggcagccctagagctcccatgacgcacaggatcggacgtgaccagcacgtcgccccaatgcacaaaggacggaccactccgacgaccacgccaccatcgaaacaggctacagggctcggacacaccgcctctgttcacacgacgctGTATAGTAagcacatgtactgcccttgtcctcccttcaactataaaagaaaaggacttgggccatttagggGGGACAGAAAAAAGAACAACACTCGGGAGCACACACACTAcactgcctgagagcaacgtctcaagtagCCCACGTTactcctcgccgagacctgggactagctccttctctcacctagcttgtaaccccctactacaagcacttcggtgcaaggaatacaagatcgatctctcagactagacgtagggcaccaattgcctgaaccagtataagccttgtgtctctttgcatcaccatccgggattgggaacacgcaacacaaatttacttgttggttggggatcccccggtccaaaacaccgatagttggcgcgctaggtaggagaCGCTGCGTGTcggtttcgtcatcccaacaagttccggatggcagaccccgtacgaccgctgcgtctcggcacggtggtctggtttgggagcctggagttcatgtctctagggcatgagtacgacatggtacttctcacaccccgagccccgcctgcCAACGACGACGTCATGCAccggtagcccaggcgcaggcgacgcccgagcggccgctctcgccacgctcgccgggcacgacacgagcaggatcaccccgatgctacgcgaacccagggcgactcgccgctctccgccggtatcctacaaccagctgttggcgcagggtccctggttggggatctgtttagcctgagcctggacaagggaaaaacgccaGAGGCGCTCGGCGAtgccccgacatcaagctccgctccaccactctctGAGGAACCAACCCCGGCGGAGCAGAGCCAGGCGACGGCACCTTCTctataccccttcgggttgagaaatgccgccgcctcttatgcttatgcctacgcttccgctcatgcGGATCTCTCagagcgccgccagcgcttcgctctcaacCTCGACATCACCCCGTCGACTCACACCCATgacgactcctcggaggaggacgagtcatgggccagagcggatttctccgacctccacgaccgcgaaaccatgcgccgcttcttggccacaagtgactattgctttggctattccgatttcgacgatgaaggtacttacgatcccactcgtgagtgcttccacgtcggacttgggatgccaagcacgacCGACGAACACGAGGGGGTGGATGACCGcactccgcttcatcagggaatgGGCGATGCGACGCCTTCGCGCATTGTccccccggcagcacggaacgagaaccttgccctcggacaatttcAATGCCCGGACCTGGaatagctccgtgagcttcaggccaaggttgagcaagatcAACTCCTTTTGCAACAACTCCGAACCACTCTTGAGTAGGAGCAGCAAGGCCGCGGTGACAGCGGAGGAGCCCGGCGACGGGCTCGTgatgtgcaccaccgcatcaacgacgacgaaggggacgatcgtcccccaatcttcaatcgcgctagctagaatgtcgcggctgcggcgatgctagtgcgcgtgatgcccgagccctccaccatggaaggacgacgggttcgcggcgagctccgggatctcctcgagtccgCCGTGGTGCAGTAGGCAGAGAGTTCTGCCTCTCGGCGGCGCGGAGCcgcctcggacctcccctcagcaccaCGCCGATAGAATAGGGAGGCcacggttcgtcccgagcccgcttgGGTGCCGGCAACCAATAGGGTCCCCCGGTCCATGACCGCCTTGATAACTGATGCGAGGCGTAgggtgaccacgaggtggtcggccgacgacgacgccacgacagtgaggggcccgcccgaggctaccatctgCATCGGGGCAGCTGTTATGATAGTGaggaagaccgcagtccttctcctaaaccacctagccctcgggtcttcagcagagccatccgcaacgctcaGTTTCCAGCTCGGTTTTGCCAGCcgaccaacctcacaaagtatagcggcgagaccaacctcgagctctggctcgccgattaccgcctggcttgttagctaggcggcgcggacgatgatctgctcatcatccacaacctccccctgctcttgtcagactcggcgcgagcctggcttgagcaccttcctccctcttagatccacgactggcgcgacttggttcagatcttcatcgggaatttctagggcacatacgtgcgccctggaaactcctaggaccttaagagctgtcacCAGAAactagacgagtctctccgagacttcattcggtgcttctctaaacagtgtaccgagttgcccagcgtcggcgactcagagatcatccaggctttcctctctggcatcacctaccgagacttggtccgagaattaggccggaacgtgccatgctcggctgccgcgctcctcgatattgccaccaacttcgcctcgggcgaagaggctgtaggggccatcttccccgaaaacgatgccaaggggaagcagagggacgaggTGCTCCAAATGgatcgccgtgtgggggctcgacatggtcgggcctctgcaaaaggcccccgggggctacacccatctactggtatcaatcaacaagttctccaaatggattgaggctcgtccgatcaatcgaatcaaatccgagcaagcagtgctgttcttcaccgacattatccataggttcggggtccctaacaccatcatcaccgacaacgggacacagttcaccggcaaaaaattcttgacgttttgcgatgaccaccacatccgtgtggcctggtcagccgtaggacacccaaggaccaacggccaagtagaacgtgccaacggcatgattctacaaggcctcaaaccaagaatttacaaccggttgaagaagtttggcaagaaatggctcgccgaactcccatcggccatctagagcctaaggaacaccccaagccgagccacggggttcacgcctttcttcttggtctatggggccgaggccatcctccccactgacttggaatatggttccccaaggctacaggcctataacgaatgaagcaaccgcaccacccgtgaggacgccctcgaccaactagaggaagcccgagacgtcgcgctgctgcactcggctaaataccagcagaccctacggcgctatcaagCCCGGTGCGTCccaggccgagacttgaaggtaggcgacctggtgttgaggctagcacagagcaacaagggccgccacaagctgaccccgccatgggaaggaccgtacatcatcgcccaagtgctgaagcctagaacctacaagctagccaacgaaaagggcaaaatcatcaccaacgcttggaacatagaacggctacgtcgcttctatccttaaaattccaagcattgtatatattgtttctcggaatacaaccGAAACCCATTTTTAGTTGTTCTACTTTTTTGAGAAATCCCCCGAGCCTATCgttggtctcggcaatacgatgacactataagggagactcggctctgcctccgcacaaccgaatctccctcgggggcaagatgggggattccccctaaagtcccacgcaccgtttttagtcattttttcaaaaaaattcctacgccaaaccctctagcacgctctgacgaatcggttgcggaaaacccaaggaccaaaagcctgactcagggccagaaggccggttGAGTTGCGAGACAGCCTAACCCTCCGGGCTAcggcgctccctcaccacctttcgcccaggggacggcttaggctccaaagaggttttttgcaaagaaatctgatcagagacaacaagagggcagaggctcggaaatacaagacaaacgattaaagaaacacgagtactttaaaaagaaaggcctcgacagccacaagcgttacgatacaaatctAATCCCTACTCTATTTATATGGccacttgggcccaggtcaaggctcagcacCTCCGGCATCGGCAGACGgtgggggaggaaccacctcctcttcaaacaacatTGCCAGCACGGTGCTAGGGCCTTctgccgcctccaacagcttcgttaccacctcgtcggcctcgtcgtcatcatcgggcaagacgtagccatcgctgatggcttgaaggTCGACACCAACGTAGTGCGAGACGATGATGGCCAGTGCACGCTTGACTCCCgcatgcagcgctcctcggagccgctcacgcGCTTGACCGCTCAGcgcaatcagacggctcccaagggagctgcctgactgaaccccctcgaccgccAGGGATTCACAGGCGGCGCAGGCGGCACTCTTCAGCGcctcatgctccccgatctcagtctcgagcaccatctgcaccgcgctggaagcctcggctgctcgggtaacctccgcctctgactctgcaccacagaAAACAGAACGGGGTTGAGCAAGGGGAAAAAACAGCCTCAACTAGGGGCGGAAgcctacggaactcacccttggccttctgctcccagcgtcgggtctcgacctgacaggcctcggctttctccttccagcgcagggcctcggcctgggaagcctcggccttctccttcaggcactgggcctcgacccgagaagcctcagccgccctggaagcttcactccctagctctgcgtcacacaaggaagttagggaatgaacataaggaaaagaaaataaaacgaggggactaggactcaccctcggtcgtccccctccaaaccatagcctcggttcgcgaggcctcagccgctgcaagggcctcatccaaagcgcccTTCGTCAGCCGGTGCAAATTCTGTTCCACCCCTAGCTGCCCCGCGAGAGTCATGGtcgaggccgtagcttcaacggctcgagccctgaaggcatcccgatcgctggcTGCGTggctgagctcctcctccaactccttgacctgcgctgccagaggggcgagctgcttctaggccgtggccgcctcgaccttcgcatcggcacaacgaaggcagaggtcctctacCTCTGCACTCCGTGCcaacaggagctcgttggcgtcggcaagaaggcccttctgccgctgaagctggtcccagatgtccctctcccgttggagaaagaccgacttcccaagagaccgggtctcgagctcctgggggaaacagagcaggggtcaatccctacaaagaaaactcgaaaaaagaccaccgcatgagaaaagaaagcacgaacctgggTGACTCTAGGCAGatcgttggccaccacggacagcgccgtccgtaatGATCGCTCCGCCACCTGGCAATACTGCTCGAACGTGTCCCAACGATCGCCCTCGGCCACGTCCTCAAGGGCAAACAGAGGTTTTGCcccagggtcgtcccggctttgccacaggacacgcgggtgatcccacccgcgaggctagGGTCGTACTCGCgcaagggccgagcttccctcgcccagaGTTggagccggctgttccacgacacCGACCACCTCGGCGTCGGCCATCTCCGGCACCCGGGAAGTGTTGTCGGAGGAGATCAGAAGGACCTCCACCTCCCtggcgctctcccgcaacggcGGTGGGCCTTGCACCAAGGGTGTCcccaaggcctccgccgccttcatctccacctccTAGGCTGATAGCCCCGCCACGATCACATCAGCGTCGGTGGTCATGGGGGCTCCGGCATCCGCCGTCgtagcctcggtggtcccgggggctccggcctctgccgtCGTGACCTCGGTGGCCCCGGGGGCTCCAGCttccgccatcatggcctcggcgATCGTAAGGGCTTCGGTGCCTGCCACAGCGGCCTCGAGGGTCCTAGGCGCCGCAGCCTCCGTCGCCCTGGCCCATGAAACCCCGGGGACCTCGGTCCCAGTGACCTCAGCGGCCAAGGGAACCTCGGCCACATCCGACCCACGGGCCTCGCCATCATAGGGCGGAGGCGCTGCCTCCCCCTCCTGTGTCagggccgcctcggcagcccctccctCGGTGGCCGactcctttgggtcggccctcaCCGACACCGCTCCACATTGTaaggcggcttgcgcctccgccacccagtgggcggtggagctagggttaaccttgagcgctttaaggggcaccaaggtaggcacctccgtagGCCGCTTCCGGCTAAGGACAAGATGATCACAGGGTTAGCACAAAACAAAAGAACGAACAGAAGGCAAtgcgaccccaccaaaaatacacctacctcgagcggggcggcaaccgcttcgccacggcgaccctcgtccgcaaaggcggtggcgggggcagttgcatcgcctccgtgtccatcggcgccggttggTCCTCAACGGACCCCGGCGTCCCCTCGGTCCTCTGCAGGGGCAGTTGCATCACCTCCGCCACCACTtgttccaccgccaccgccaagcCCACCGgactgacggcgcgtttgcccaacgcccgcgcctcgggcgtgtcggcctcggccccggagcgggcaattgCCAACCCCGAgttcgcttctcctcctcctcccgggagtgctGGACTGCTTGCCAACGCCCCAGGCACCACCTCCCCTACGTcaaggagatggtccaggggacctcgccccacctcgccctcgtcgtccccgtccgaggcctccgccgacagcgacgacgacggggattcctccaacgggagaccatccttcctttgttgacggcgtccttcctctttttctgtgcctcggcgtgcgcccggttgatcgcccgctgccTCGTGTCCTCGGGgacgggcggcggagaggcgcgcacgtccctcatcccctgcaggaacggcgaacgcgcatgagaagtaaggagaaacggaggaggctcgggggctacagcgaCGCATGACTTACCagtgagaggaacccccgcgacggtcgcatcgcgattggggtcaagttgccgcccctcagcttcgcctcaaccatctcccccacccgacgaagaatttcctcgtcggaaagggcggaggaggacatccggatgccctcaatgggctcacccggcctcatctcgaacagccgctgccgccgagccatcagcggcagcaccctccggcgctggaaggcagccacgaccatagccgcggtaaggccatggccccgtagcctctccagccctccagaagcggctgtagcttgggctggtcgtccctCGGGgcgccgtacttccacctctctgggcagctccccacaatccgcccagtgtagggggaagtccttcgtcgtcgttgcgaaggtagaaccagctcgtgtaccatcggcgattggatgatacgagctgggccgggatgtagaggtgctggcggtcctggcgcacttggagagtgcagccgccggccctcgtcgccttcctcatgCTCGACGTGCCCGTtggcttagtggtgtgccccacccggaagagatggagccacaactcccaatggggagcaatccccaagtacccctcacagacggcaacgaagatggccgcctatgtgatggagttggggttgaagttgtggagctccacgccatagtagtgcgggagagcccgcatgaaccgatccgccgggacgccgaggccacgctcgtgaaaggagacgaagctcacgacgtagccatcgcgaggcctcggctctggctcgccgtacggagcaatccactctggcctgttggggtccgTCACTGGACGAAAGAGTCCACCATCGATGAGCGACTCGAGCGTCTCCACGGTAACGTTGgaaggatcccaagggtccgcctcgatgacaacgatgtcgccggccatgagcaCGGTGGAGAGATTGGaagcggcggtgagtttttctctctctctcactctctcgctctttctcgctttctccctggctcgctcttctcccttcttcttcccggcacccactgctctagcgacggcttgatggaggcagagctaacgtaggcaaggtaaggtgaggaggggcgagactctttgagtatttatgcagggaggaaggcgaaacggacgggcgatgaaatcggggaagtttcccatGGTTCCGCCGCGATTAAccccgatccgattttaccgcccacgctcCCATctttttctcattaattgcgggaacggttatgtcccatccaccacgtcgtgCCCGACTGCtgcagcagcaggcgtcgttcTGTCTCCCtagaaaaccgcctcaaaaggcatgCCAGCCGTTGCCGAACCGACGGGGAAGATATTCCAcccgccctattcctttcagatgaaggaaccgggctctgatcctattacggtctaggggttcgaaggctggccccccaggggtttcgacagccgcccaggacaacagagtcagggacgaccatgggcgagcccatacggggccgaggcccaagcaagcgaaacgcttgggacaccccaagtcgtgtccgagatcggcagggaggtctccgaatgggatcccaccgtagggaggcgccgagccaccgaggcccagcgaatggcctcgacacccactagagaaaccctccggtactcttggagtgcgtctctggaccgctagccgtcccctagtgaacggggcacgagcctccactcagacttacccgataacagctcaccggaagtgccgacgctcgtgcccactgagggtagcctggcacattccacccctcctttcgagcgaaaaggaagcgtgagggtcgtacaaaaagccaggggaacccctgacagacctcttgctccgcacagaggctaggggctcttcctgcaaactttGCCAAGACCTcgcgaccccggctcgcactcaagggggcctcggcaaaacaacccctcctttcgagcaaaaaggaagcgcgagggtcgtacaaaaagccaggggagctcccgacAGCCCTCTCGCTCtgggcagaggctagggagcccttcctgcaaccttgccgagaccccgtgacctgggctcgcgcccaaaggggcctcggcaaacaagccctcacgcacgaggggcgtacaaaaagacaggggaactcccgacgaccctctcgctccgtgcagaggctagggggctcttcctgcaaccttgccgagacccagcagctctggctcgcacccgaatggcctcggcaaacaaaccctccatccgaacgaaaaggatatgtgagagtcgaacaaaaaagccaggggacccctgaccgccgtCTTGCTCCAggcgaaggctcgggggctcctcctgcacccaagacaaataCAAACGATCTAAGCccacgctagaagtttcgttacgaatacgataaagggcaccgagcccgttatggtccaggggttcgaaggctgggccccctgaggtttcgacagccgccctagggcaacggagtcagggacgactttgggcgagcctacgaatggccgaggcctgagcgaacagtcgctcggggcatcccaagtcgtgtccgagaccggcagggaagtctccgaatgggatcccaccgtagagaggcgccgagccaccgaggcccagcgaacggcctcggcacccattagagaaaccctccggtactcttggagtgcgtctctagaccgctagctgtcccctagcgaacggggcacgggcctccactcggacttacccgataacagctcatcggaagtgccaccgctcatgcccaccgagggtagcctggcacattccacccctccttccgagcgaaaaggaagcgtgagggccATACAAAAAATTAGGggcacccctgaccgccctcttgcttcgtgcggaggctcgggggctctccctgtgaccttgccgaaaccccgcgacccgaactcgcacttgtgggctcagcaaatacgataaaacctcctcactcaaaacacgaaaaaagcccctggaggagtgactccactcctccagggcctcgggggctacacccggcgggtgcgctcgcgcgcacccatcgaaacctcaagaagcaaaacacaatccctacaggAACTGCTGCAAGCTAGATCTCGACAAACCCTTAGGGAGAatgcacgcactccccctaaagctcgggggctactgtcgggtaccatggAACGGGGTACCCtaagcgtacaccaaaagggtcacttaaatcccatcaacaacaaagctaaagggtaagccatgggctcatcaccagccTCATCCGAGcccaccgactctccgcctcgcctgaggcctcacacgggaggtctcggcgccctgacacaatctccgcctcgcgcgaggcctttcacgggaggcctcagcaaggagcccaatctctgtctcgcccgaggccccgtgcgtctAGCCTCGAATGAGACTGCTATCCTCCGTATCACTCGAGGCTGGCTTGACGacaacccgtcgctcccgcctcgaccggtcttcccgacagcatgtcgtatcccattaatgcgtcaaccactcccgcaatctcagccggacgacggctcgacacc is part of the Miscanthus floridulus cultivar M001 chromosome 9, ASM1932011v1, whole genome shotgun sequence genome and encodes:
- the LOC136479100 gene encoding uncharacterized protein, which translates into the protein MVEAKLRGGNLTPIAMRPSRGFLSLGMRDVRASPPPVPEDTRQRAINRAHAEAQKKRKDAVNKGRMRTEGTPGSVEDQPAPMDTEAMQLPPPPPLRTRVAVAKRLPPRSSRKRPTEVPTLVPLKALKVNPSSTAHWVAEAQAALQCGAVSVRADPKESATEGGAAEAALTQEGEAAPPPYDGEARGSDVAEVPLAAEVTGTEVPGVSWARATEAAAPRTLEAAVAGTEALTIAEAMMAEAGAPGATEVTTAEAGAPGTTEATTADAGAPMTTDADVIVAGLSA